The Parambassis ranga chromosome 4, fParRan2.1, whole genome shotgun sequence genome includes the window ttcatattctttgttttaatgagaaactgccgaactaatcggttgctatcggattgtaaagagaagttacactaatttaacaaaaagtgcatcagagtgaaatctcctacccgacctttaggATGAAGCCTGTTaacacacatccacactgtGCTCACCAGTGAACCAGGCAGCCCTCTCCTTTCAGCCGAGACTCGTGGATGAACATGATGCTGTCTCTGAAGTACTGAATCCTggtgtgaaacaaaaaaaacgtaCGTTCTCAAGCTGGTGGATAAATTTTGGAAACGTGCATGAAAAGGGTTGGATTTTTTGTCAATgagtcctgcagcagctctgagggacacacacacatgtattcacTCACAGGTTTTGCTTTGAGTGGTCAGCTGCAGATATACACAGATATGTCATGTCCTGTGGAGGGAACAGACGAAGCAGTTTAGACTTTTAcacaaaaattaaacattttattctgaCAACAAACTTTCAGGGTGGGtttacacacttcctgtttttcacattttatgaaACCTTGTCCCTTTGACCCAGGAGGGTCACCACATAACGAagtttgcctctctctctgtgtgtgtgtgtgtgtgtgtgcatgtgtgtgagagagagagagagacagtgcaGTGCACCTGGCAGCTGATGGTACATGCATGTGGACAGAAACCACCTCATCCTGGTATGACTGCAGCGCGGCAAAAACCCCTGGGCCCTCTGGGACAGACTGTACAGGCTACAggtcagatcacacacacacacccaggcacATTAATGAGCACGTAACACACTCACATTAACATGATGGGGTTTGGGTTACGCAGACGATGACCCACAAGTCTTGTCGTCTCTGTACCTCATCCTGACCCTCCTGAACAACAATGCACATCCCCATGCATCCATTTTATTCTGCAGTATGTTAATTAGGgccacacactgtacagtaaaTGCCATGTCCCACCTCAGAGAGTTGGTGGTTGCAAATTTTACCTCCCCATCGTACTGTCTTCCAAGAAATCAATCAGTCAGCAGTTTGACTGTTAGGTATGCAAATACACCGTCCCATCTGGCCATTCGGTCTACAGCAAACCTGAGTCATCATTTACCCACCGAGCTGAGAAAAAGCTGTGTCACACCCGTATGGatgcaagaacaaaaaaaaatccagactaGTATCTGAGAATAAAAAAAGCTGCTGAGTGGAGGCAGAACGTGCGCAGCTCCATTCCAGGCCTAAAAGTTTTGGTGGTTGACCAGTTTGGGTAGTGATACCGTAATACGAGTTGCTGTTTCTCTTCACTGTTCAATGAAACATATGAGCATGGATGGAGAAAGTGTAGAGAAATCTCTGAGTGCTTCTCATGCTCGCTTTCAACAAGACGAGATGAAAGTTGTGAAAGCGAGCGAGTCCGCCGAGGAGAGAACTCAGGCCGGGGGCGCGTTTGACCGGCTCAGAGAGGGGATCAGTTCAGAAATAATCCCACATTTATAATCTGGTGTGGTAGAGCTGAGATGAAAATTCAACAGAAAGGAATAAGAGCTCCTCACACTCATTCACTGACTCCTCACACACCTTTCCCGCCCTGTCGTACACAAATCAGCCCGTCTAAAAGCAGCATTGAAAACCCTGTTTTAATACAGTTCCACTTTCAAGACTTTAAGCTGTGGAAAAATTATAACATCCAGCACGTTGGTTTACATCTgcatcacagctgcagcaactgaaaacaacacactttCATACATTCACAATATTGGAGCCTCACAGTCAATcagaaaaaccaaaaaaaatctatttagtGGAACTGGAAAATTCCAGGTCCTGTGACTGAGACACAGACGAAAAAGAACATCTGACTTCAACAGCAGTCTGAGTATTGATCTTTTAAACCAGCATCCAGGTGATTTAAgcttatttttgctgcttttagctTCTGGAGCTTGGATTAGACGCCTCTGCTCTGACTTTTTACACTTTCAGTATGAGTACTGTGGGAAGTGTGCTGAGTTTTTACAGTTgatgctgggggggggggggggtcagtaGGTCACCCAGGCCAGTCTCACCTCCAGGACGGGTGCAGCTGTGTCATGGATGGACAGGATGTGGGTGATGTTGAGCTTCGCCAGCAGCTCCGGGTCTCGTGCATCTGCAAACAAAATGGAGAATTCAAAAAAATCCAACATCCAATCAGAACTCACAGCATGTAAACCTGCTGCCTAAATTAAGTATTTTCTACCCAACAACACCACCTCCCCCCCTCCTTAGATGTCTCCCAAGCAAATGTGGCTTCTATGGCTTCAGGGTTTTGCTCTTGTTTTGAACTGAAAGAAAAACCGGAAAACCAGTGTTTCTAAAACAGTCCAACAGCTTGGCCCAAAAGCAAGAAACAGTAATTGTTTTAATCAAATTTTGTTCTTTAAAAGGAAGCCAAATGTTTTCTACCCTGGACAGATGTGCtgtgaggcttttttttcttcttctgctctgcaGGATGCTGCATGATGCCAGCCAGCACTAACCTCCCAACAGCCAGTTTAAGTCATATTGCGTGGtaataaagataaagataataagaaaaaaacacactctgtgtgtgtgtctgtgtgtgtgtgtgtgtgtgtgtatacacacagtgctgtgtcactgtttaCCAGCAGCTTCAAGGTCATGGAGTGGCACAAGTGCCCGAGTATGTGTCATGAAGGAAGTATTTTTATTGGCTGTCAGAGTGCTGATATCACATCACAGGGTGGCGAACCACAGATGACCTTCTGTTTCAGACAGAGCCGAGGCTCTGCAGGTCTGCACGGACCAGGAGCGGGCTGAGCCTGTGGGCCTGATGAAAGGAGGCATCACCTCCACACCTATATATTATATGATCCCATTGACACTCGTGTGGTTTAAACGAGCCAGCTGCTTGTCATTGATAATGGTTTTTGATGCTGGTTTAGCAGGAAGATACTAAAAAATCTATTGGATCCTTCTGtgaaatgaacacacacttcTTCCATGTCGACATATGAAAACACCTCGAGCTGAAATTCTTCTTTAATTTTATTCTTCTAAAATCCTCACatcaatttatttgatcaaagTTTCTTGGCTAACTGCAGCAATGATGTCATATTAGCAACCAAAGCACTCTGATCAtccacacaccaaacacacagcgACGCCACTGATCAGGAGTGGAACATCTTGGCAGTAGGCAGTAGGCGATAACTTTGGCCTCATATATTGGACCTGACGTGTAGACGTACGATCACTGTGAAAATGGTGTTAAAATGAGCAACAACTGCAGAAAGTCGGCTTCACTTTAAGAACTCTGAAATCTAAGCTGCAGATCGAAGAAGAAATTTGCTGTATTGTGATGCTATCATGCCTcgggctgctcaggctgcactaAGACTCACAGCGGAGGTGTTTGCATCAAGCTCAGTGCTAGTTTCTGGTTCCTGCGCTTCACAGGtgttatacatatatataaatatatataaaaaactaCCAAGATTCAGTGCTCCACCGGTGTTATAgccaagcggcagccttcggggctcaaacttgaagccaatgtggaagtgtcaaaacttgtagttcacgctgcagccactgggggctggctccagcagcgagtcatttcccattgactcccatgataaaatggccgacttcacagcagaaatgaacatgtttacagcctggtacaaaaaaaccactctggtctcagatgataggttctcttctagtgtcagttgtacaaggggtgaatttttttacaagtcactcgtttcaattgtattcggacttaaaatttcgcataattatgggtgttgccgcttgagcgacagacggttgccgtatcactgcgcgagtttcctgcttccacgatcgcccgtcccccctaaactctgctcgtgctccccctctttgtccatatttggagttttggcggactgtgacgctgcaaacatggcggcggtcagagcgtcccggagctcctcccaccgagcctcaaaacggctcttcagaaacaaacgggtgacgtcacggaagctctgtccatagttttcaCTGTCAGTGGTTATAGCacaatatgatgatgatgaaatggaaccaacagaaacagcagcgcCCCCACCGTCTAGAGAGTGGTACTACAACTTGACTCcaaattgctcctttaaaaCCTACACTTAACTCCTGCTTCACTCCTCTTAATCCCATATTCAAATCCACCAAATTGGAAATATTacattgatttaaaaatgtttcatttaatgATTCATTTAATATCAATAATGAGTTCTTACTCCACAGAAAGTAAATTCTGTGGCAGCTTCCTAAAAATGCAAACACTTCGACCTCGTCATCGTCACAGTTTGTCTTTCATGTCTCCTGTTCTGCTCAAATGAAAAGTTCAACAAGTCATGAGGATTAAAGGAGGTGAGGCGCCGAGAGGTGTCACATTTTCTATTCCACAGCAGTTCCTTGAACATGTCACGCTTACAAAAAGTCATTTATATTGTTCTGATATTTCCTCCGTGTGTAAAGATGtcaaagaacaacaacaacttaaTCACTGTATGGAGACGAGTGGAATGCAGTTCGGCCCGGGGACACCCCCGCGCTGTGGGACGTCCCCTCCCACAGCAGCAACTCACTCACATACccacagcagaaataatgtTTCCTCCCAGCTGCTGACAGGcacacatataaaacacacGGGTATTATTTTTACATCAATCATTCAGATGTACACAGTGACCCCTCTACTCTATAGAAACTGAGCTCAGCGTAGCATCTCACCACATGTATGAGgaactgaaacacactttatcCTGAACATAAATCAATTCTTCAGTCACATGACGGCAGGCAGCTCACCTTTAATGTTTCCCAGATACAGATCAGGCAGGACCTGAGGGGAGGAAATAAAAGTCAGAGAcaaatgcacagacaaacaaacatgacCCACACTGCACGGCTCTTTACCTTGTTTATTCCATTACCCAtgtctgccaaaaaaaaaaaatcaatcaatcaaattaGGACAAACTTCAGCTCATAAACTGTCCTCAGATTGGATCTTTGTCCCCGGGTGCTCCGGCAGCATCTCGCCCTCACACGCCCGCCGCTCTAACTGCGTCTCATCGTTGTCGCCCCTCTGACGACGTCTTTGTTTGACCCGAGGTGCCATCAAGCCTTTCgatgcatccacacacacacacacacttcaaactcCTTCGGGATGATGTAATGTGACCTTAGCGGAGGAACACCCTGCTCGCCTGCTTTATATTTAGAGCCACAGCGGGTCATGGGACGCTCGGATAGGCACATACCAACCAGACAAAGATGGCCGAGGGCCagagggcagaggagaggagatccAGCACAGGCTCACGCCCGGATATCACTATCTGCTGATGCCAAACATGGAGCGCGGCTGAACGGAGGCTGCAGTAAATCACACTATCAGCCCTGCTGAGGCTGAGAATTCCCACACTGTAgcttacatttgaagtggactTGCAGCGGCCTGAAATTTGAATCTTTGAATAAATGTGGTGAAGTTCAGTTTAATCAGAGAAACACGGAAAATGTCGATGCTTCACCACTTTTTTCACAATATTAGAACTTTTCTCTGTTACCTCCGCTCTtattcagcagcttcatttccAGTAAATATGGCTCCGTCTTGAACACAGCACTAAAGTGATGGAGGTATTTTTAGCCCTGCTTTGTCtttcctgtgtttctgtgtgtgtgtgtgtgtgtgtgtgtggcacaaaCCCAGACACTCTGACAGTCAGCAGGGAGTGGAGGCGTTTACAAAAACCTGCTGGCTCACTCATTGATAAACAGAAAACCTTAAACGTGAAGACATTGGTGAAAATAAAAGCACCTCGCTCGtagtgtgtaggtgtgtgtttgagcgagtgagtgtgtgtgtgggaggagggatGTGTATTATTTAGACAGTGGTTCATTATACACTCAGAGGACATTCCCCTGAATTCATGTGACAGAACATTACcaagcatttttttattttttgctttctgtttttttaattttttaaattagcctacacacaaaaaaaaaacacatgtcgATGTGTGTTGTTCCACCACGTGTTCTTCTGTGCGATAGCGTCCCCTCTGGGACCCTCCTTCCTTTGTATTATCACTTCTTAAGCAGCTCATGCTtcatttattaatgtttttttattttatttttgaagtgtgtctgtgtgtgtacttggCTTCACTGAGTTTGAGTCAAAAGGGATTAAAActataaaataaacaacatttctAAAACTAAACTGGCAGAAGATTAGTAACAGTATTTATTTATCAGCCTTTCTTAGAGCACTTGTGCCGCCATGATGTTCACATTTAAATTGAAAGAAATAtcttcaacaaaaacaaaatattcatAATTTTTATTCCACTGAGTTTGATGAGTtctcaggtcaaaggtcacctgcTGAAGGGTCTTATCATTCGCACATATTTGTGTCTATGGTTAGTTTTAGATTCTCATGAGGGTGTGCCcgaggaaaggaaagaaaatatCAGTGAACTggagaaaaaataaatgaatttattaaattgtgtgcgtgtgtgtgtgtgtgtgtgtgtgtgtgtgtgtgtgtgtttgtactttcCCTTTAAATTGTGAAGAACCAGTCTGATCCCAGGTGCCCGGATGTCCTAAAAACGAACGTGCAGAGCAGGACTCTGGACTTTAGTCAGACTCAGTTTATTCAATCTTTAACGACTTAAATCAATCGACCAgatcacagctgctgtgtgcgcGCACGGCGCGGAGGAATGGCGCTGTTTGTGCTCGGGAGGCGTTTCTGTCGGAGCCGCAGTGACGTCATGACAGCGACGCAGCAGCTCTGGTAACTGTGTTTTTTACATGTTCGTTGTTGAATGAAGTTTTTATTTGTGCGTCGTTCTTTGAACAATGAAGGATCAGAGCGCTGCAGACACGgagcaggaagtctgcagcagctgttctgtttgtgtccactagGTGGTGCTGTACGTCCACACTGCAACATGTACGGAATGGACATTTAAAACGaacaaaaaaagataataataataataataataataataataataataataataataataataataataataaatgtatttgtcatcatcattttcacatgtttttttctgagggTTGTCATAAAATCTTTTTTGGGTGTtgattacaaaataaaatgcaatatGTAGCAAATTTAGAAACTTTTAATGAAGGTTCAAGATTTCTATTTGCCACAGTCCAGACAAAAGCCGGAGAAAAAGCAAGTCTAAAATagaaagaagtaaaaaaaatcaatacatttaaATGCTGTAACCAGAGGCCGTCCTCAGTGAGGACACAGAGGTTTGAAAGACagatgtttaaaaagaaaagtggatttatttattattgattggattgattgattgattcactgtctctctctctctctctgtgtgtgtgtgtgtctctctctctctctctctctctgtgtgtctctctctctctctgtgtgtgtctgtctgtctctgtgtgtgtctctctctctgtctctctgtgtgtgtctgtctctctgtgtgtgtctgtctctctctctgtgtctctctctctgtctctctctctgtgtgtctctctctctttctgtgtgtgtctgtctgtctctgtgtgtgtctgtctgtctctctctctgtgtgtctctctctctgtctctctgtgtgtgtctgtctctctgtgtgtgtctgtctctctctctgtgtctctctctctgtctctctctctgtgtctctctctctgtctctctgtgtgtgtctgtctctctctctgtgtgtctctctctctgtctctctgtgtgtgtctgtctgtctctctctctgtgtgtctctctctctgtctctctg containing:
- the LOC114434617 gene encoding dual specificity protein phosphatase 22-B-like isoform X2 — its product is MGNGINKVLPDLYLGNIKDARDPELLAKLNITHILSIHDTAAPVLEDMTYLCISAADHSKQNLIQYFRDSIMFIHESRLKGEGCLVHCVAGVSRSVTLVVAYIMTVTGRGWVEALAAVRSARPCAGPNLGFLRQLEEFENTELTESGSVLSIDPGGRSATGRTRSMMRRRSRPF